In one window of Streptomyces sp. NBC_00193 DNA:
- a CDS encoding glycoside hydrolase family 38 C-terminal domain-containing protein — MHDDRSITEHRLRRVLKERIKPAVHSRSVPLTVERWEAPGEPVPVAEGLAASYEPCAIGDLWGPAWGTTWFKVTGTVPADWAGRTVEAVLDLGFDRMMPGFQCEGLVHRADGGEVKAINPYNDWVRVADRADGGERIEWYVEGASNPILVDHSVTYEGDKQTSGDQPLYRLARMDLAVFETEVWELVQDLEVLHDLMTQLDERDARRYEILRAIDSALDAVDLCDVPGTAADARARLVVVLAAPASASAHRISAIGHAHIDSAWLWPLRETVRKVSRTTSNMLGLMEEHPEFVFAMSQAQQLDWIKTYRPELFERVKKKIADGQFVPVGGMWVESDTNMVGGEAMARQFLYGKKFFMDEFGIETKNVWLPDSFGYTAAMPQIVKLSGSQWFLTQKISWSQVNKFPHHTFWWEGIDGTRVFTHFPPVDTYNSDLGGAQLAHAARNYQEKGRGSRSLAPFGWGDGGGGPTREQLGRAKRQRDLEGSPRVEIERPDAFFEKAHAEYEDAPVWAGELYLELHRGTYTSQAKTKQGNRHSESLLREAELWASTAAVKVPGYAYPYEDLERIWKTVLLHQFHDILPGSSIAWVHREARATYAAVREELTAVTVAAQTALAGEGEEELVFNCAPHARRGVPAGGAGRPVAAEQPVTVEERHGGGHVLANGRLLVEIDGRGLIVSAYDLEAGREAVAPGAAANLLQIHPDFPNMWDAWDIDAFYRNKVTDLVDVDALEVAQAGPSSVTVRVTRSFGLSSVAQSVTLRAGAKTVDIVTDVDWHETEKFLKAAFPLDVKAERSASETQFGHVYRATHTNTSWEAAKFEICAHRWIHAEEPGWGVAVLNDSTYGHDVTRDMRPDGGQTTTVRLSLLRAPRYPDPETDQGAHTLRFSLAPGAAVGDAVREGHALNLPERVLRGAGPVAPLVAVDSDAVVVESVKLAEDRSGDVIVRLYESRGGRAHATLAAGFPLSAAIESDLLERPLEGAAVSAPAPDGTIPLTLRPFQIVTVRLRRA; from the coding sequence GCATCACCGAACACCGCCTCCGCCGCGTCCTCAAGGAGCGCATCAAGCCCGCCGTCCACTCCCGCTCGGTCCCGCTGACCGTGGAGCGCTGGGAGGCCCCCGGCGAGCCCGTCCCCGTCGCCGAGGGCCTGGCGGCCTCCTACGAACCCTGCGCCATCGGCGACCTGTGGGGCCCGGCCTGGGGCACCACCTGGTTCAAGGTCACCGGCACCGTCCCCGCCGACTGGGCCGGCCGCACGGTGGAAGCCGTACTCGACCTCGGCTTCGACCGGATGATGCCCGGCTTCCAGTGCGAGGGCCTGGTCCACCGCGCCGACGGCGGGGAGGTCAAGGCGATCAACCCGTACAACGACTGGGTGCGCGTCGCCGACCGCGCGGACGGCGGCGAGCGCATCGAGTGGTACGTCGAAGGCGCCTCCAACCCGATCCTCGTCGACCACTCGGTCACCTACGAGGGCGACAAGCAGACCAGCGGCGACCAGCCCCTCTACCGGCTCGCCCGGATGGACCTCGCCGTCTTCGAGACCGAGGTCTGGGAACTCGTACAGGACCTCGAAGTCCTCCACGACCTCATGACGCAGCTCGACGAGCGCGATGCCCGGCGGTACGAGATCCTGCGCGCCATCGATTCCGCCCTCGACGCGGTGGACCTCTGCGACGTCCCCGGCACCGCGGCCGACGCCCGCGCCCGGCTCGTCGTCGTCCTGGCCGCCCCCGCCAGTGCCTCCGCGCACCGGATCAGCGCGATCGGGCACGCCCACATCGACTCGGCGTGGCTGTGGCCGCTGCGCGAGACCGTGCGCAAGGTCTCGCGGACCACGTCCAACATGCTGGGTCTGATGGAGGAGCACCCCGAGTTCGTCTTCGCCATGTCCCAGGCGCAGCAGCTCGACTGGATCAAGACCTACCGGCCTGAGCTCTTCGAGCGGGTCAAGAAGAAGATCGCCGACGGGCAGTTCGTGCCGGTCGGCGGCATGTGGGTCGAGTCCGACACCAACATGGTCGGCGGCGAGGCCATGGCCCGCCAGTTCCTCTACGGCAAGAAGTTCTTCATGGACGAGTTCGGCATCGAGACGAAGAACGTCTGGCTGCCCGATTCCTTCGGCTACACCGCCGCCATGCCGCAGATCGTCAAGCTCTCCGGCTCCCAGTGGTTCCTGACGCAGAAGATCTCCTGGTCCCAGGTCAACAAGTTCCCCCACCACACCTTCTGGTGGGAGGGCATCGACGGCACCCGCGTCTTCACGCACTTCCCGCCCGTCGACACCTACAACTCCGACCTCGGCGGCGCCCAGCTGGCGCACGCCGCCCGCAACTACCAGGAGAAGGGCCGGGGTTCGCGCTCACTGGCCCCCTTCGGCTGGGGGGACGGCGGCGGCGGCCCGACCCGGGAGCAGCTCGGCCGCGCCAAGCGCCAGCGGGACCTCGAAGGTTCCCCGCGCGTGGAGATCGAGCGCCCCGACGCGTTCTTCGAGAAGGCGCACGCCGAGTACGAGGACGCGCCCGTCTGGGCCGGCGAGCTCTACCTGGAGCTGCACCGCGGCACCTACACCTCGCAGGCCAAGACCAAGCAGGGCAACCGGCACAGCGAATCACTGCTGCGCGAGGCCGAGTTGTGGGCGTCCACGGCCGCCGTGAAGGTCCCCGGGTACGCGTACCCGTACGAGGACCTGGAACGGATCTGGAAGACCGTGCTGCTCCACCAGTTCCACGACATCCTCCCCGGCTCCTCCATCGCCTGGGTGCACCGCGAGGCCCGCGCGACGTACGCCGCGGTGCGGGAGGAGCTGACGGCCGTCACGGTGGCCGCGCAGACGGCCCTCGCCGGAGAGGGCGAGGAGGAGCTGGTCTTCAACTGCGCCCCGCACGCCCGGCGCGGCGTCCCGGCGGGCGGCGCGGGCCGGCCGGTGGCCGCCGAGCAGCCCGTCACGGTGGAGGAGCGCCACGGCGGCGGCCACGTCCTCGCCAACGGGCGGCTCCTCGTGGAGATCGACGGCCGCGGGCTGATCGTGTCCGCGTACGACCTGGAGGCCGGGCGGGAAGCGGTCGCACCGGGGGCCGCCGCGAACCTGCTCCAGATCCACCCCGACTTCCCCAACATGTGGGACGCGTGGGACATCGACGCGTTCTACCGCAACAAGGTCACCGACCTGGTGGACGTGGACGCGCTGGAGGTCGCGCAGGCGGGGCCGTCCTCGGTCACGGTACGGGTGACCCGGTCCTTCGGCCTGTCCTCGGTCGCCCAGTCGGTGACCCTCCGGGCCGGGGCCAAGACGGTGGACATCGTCACGGACGTGGACTGGCACGAGACGGAGAAGTTCCTCAAGGCGGCCTTCCCGCTGGACGTCAAAGCCGAACGCTCCGCCTCCGAAACGCAGTTCGGCCACGTCTACCGGGCCACCCACACCAACACCTCCTGGGAGGCCGCGAAGTTCGAGATCTGCGCGCACCGCTGGATCCACGCGGAGGAGCCGGGCTGGGGGGTCGCGGTCCTCAACGACTCCACGTACGGCCACGACGTGACCCGCGACATGCGGCCCGACGGCGGCCAGACCACCACTGTCCGCCTCTCCCTCCTGCGGGCCCCGCGCTACCCCGACCCGGAGACCGACCAGGGCGCGCACACCCTGCGCTTCTCGCTCGCTCCGGGCGCGGCCGTCGGCGACGCGGTCCGCGAGGGCCACGCCCTGAACCTGCCGGAGCGCGTGCTCCGCGGCGCGGGGCCGGTCGCCCCGCTCGTCGCGGTCGACTCGGACGCGGTGGTCGTCGAGTCGGTGAAACTCGCCGAGGACCGCAGCGGCGACGTGATCGTCCGCCTCTACGAATCCCGGGGCGGCCGCGCGCACGCCACCCTGGCGGCGGGCTTCCCCCTGTCGGCGGCGATCGAGAGCGACCTCCTGGAACGCCCCCTGGAGGGCGCGGCCGTCTCCGCCCCCGCCCCGGACGGCACGATCCCCCTCACCCTGCGCCCGTTCCAGATCGTCACGGTCCGCCTCCGCCGGGCCTGA